In the genome of Brachypodium distachyon strain Bd21 chromosome 3, Brachypodium_distachyon_v3.0, whole genome shotgun sequence, the window ATGCTTTGATGTGATCCAAAACCTGCGTTCTTGAATTTTCAAACACTGGTAATGCTCCGAGTTGTTTTAGGCTCTCACCCTGCTTCGCAATTGCCATCTCGAGGTACTTGCTGTGTTCTTCTACTTGCAGCTGCAGCTTTCTTTGGATCTGCGGAGAGGAAGATACAAGATAGAAGTTATCACCCACTTTATTAAAATGGATGGAAGTTTGCATGTCTTTTCTTCACGGTTTCAAATAAGATATGCATACCTCAAGTTGTTCATGAAGCTGCTTCTGCAAGCCAATTTGAGTTCTTAGTCCTTCACTAGTATCCATGTCTCTGTACAGGGTATACAATAAGGAATCAAGACTCCAGATCTCGAGCACACACCCAGGGCATTACGCCACCTTTTGGATATTTTGAAATATGTTTGAAGTTATGAAGGCATAAATATCCTTCCAGGTTGGTGCATAGGTGGAATCTTATAAAGCTAAACTTCAGTCAAGACAGAAATAAAAGAATGATATATTAGGTAAACATGATCTCACTTCAACTTTTGAGAGGAAATTTCATCCATTTGTCCGCTTCTCTCTGTCGAAGTGCCTGCTAGaacagagaaagaaaataagcaTAAAATCCTacatttcaacaaaaaaataataattcaaagttgagtatatatatactccctccatcccatattaagtgactccaatttgtccaaatatggaatgtatctatgcctaaaaagcgtctagatacatgtaatagaaagtcacttaatatgggacggagggagtatataataaTGGTAAAATAATAAGCGAACTGCAGTATTCCTAGTTCGCTACAGTATGATTGCACTCGTAAGTCATATATCTTGCATTGATGACATTAAACCagttttgcaacatagagagACACCAACCATCCGATGATTCAGATCGATGACGAACTGTACGATACTTCTGCAAAAGAATAACTTCTAGCCATCACGAAATACGAGAAGAGACATATGGAACTCATTGAAAATTCAGGAGCGACAAATACTACCTGTAGATGGCTTTTTACATGGTATATGGTTAACCCTTCAACCTTCATAATTTTCTGGACAGCTTTTGGAGTTGCTTCTGCAGGAAGAGGCAGAAGTAAATGAAAATATATCCAGCGGAAAAAACAACCGCAAAATGACTGTACAAACAGAAACATGTAATTATCTCCTGTTTGCAAGGAAACATTGCCCTGCACAATTTCATCGGTGAGTATAGTATGATTggcaaaaaaacaaagcatcAGAAAAACACAGTGATCATACTTTCACTTCCACCAAGCTTGATAATAGCACCAACAAACAGCTCATGGAGCTCAGTTGTCCAGCGCATCCTTGACTTGGTTGGGGCTGTGTCTGAAGAAGGGAAATTGTCACTGCAAAGTTCATCGACGTTGAAATGACTTGATACATTGTTCtgcatatgaaaatatgtatAGTTTGGAGGTGCTGTACTTCTTGTATCAACTGCCTGCAAATGAGAAATGCAATTGCATTAAGCATGTGCAACAAAAATCCTACTGTATTATTATCTGAAAAACGGAGCTACATCTGGAGCTGAAAAAAAAGCTGGAGGGGAGCTCTCCTAAACAGGGTCTTCAGTACAGTGATGAAAGTCTGGTCACCATATTGTTTCGCAGGTAGTAaagccaaaagaaaagagaggacATGGAGAACACTTAAAAAACTTAAAGCATATCACAAGCGAAACATTCAGTCAAATGAGATAGATACCTTAAGCACAGATCCACCACATCCTGAATTTTCCAGAAATTTCCCTGAACTCTCAGATGAGAACCACTCCTTTTGCTTTGCAAGGTGGGTATCATGATCCAATGTAATGATGTCCTGCATTTCTTGACTAACAACCAAGTTTCGTTGATCAGAAACATTTAGGCTAGCTGGATAATCAAATACTCCTGGGACTGGTTCTTGAACCCAATAAATCTCTTCAGATACTTTGGGATAGAGCATCCTTAAAGAACTTGGATCATCCTTGTATGATGAATGTGTTGACGACAATGAAGTATCAAAACCAGATATTGCAATGATATGTGATCCGGAAGACAGCTTCTCATTGGGTAATCCATTGTTGATACAAAGATCTGAGGTAAAGTTGGAAGCAGACATATATGTTGACTGGAGGCCACTACTTGCAGGCAAAAACGTATTTAATGGGGTGATAGAACTACGGCACAAACCCCGTTCAATATAAGATGCGCTATACTGTGGAAAACTAGGAACCATGACTTCAGGGAGTGCTGGTAGTACAGTTATATCTGATGAAAGATACCAAGGAACTTCTCCATCGCGAAACTGACTCATCGTTGATGTATCCAGTATGGCCGTGTACATTACCCCTAAAATGACCAACTTCAGTCAGTTGCACTGGATCTTTGCTCATATATTGGCTGTGTAAGGGTCTACCACATCAAACTTGGGAGGGAAATTACTGAAGAAATAATTTTGCTGGTCTTGTGCAGTTGTTCAGATAATGGGAGTGAATGATCTTCCAAGGCCACTGATTTGCCAGGATTTATCTTCTTTAAATTAGCTGAATTTGCAAGCCGAAAGAAAATTATTACTATTAAACCCCAAATAGTGAATCAGTAAGGTTCTTATAATGGTCAATACCAAGCAGGTTATGCATCTTGGGAAAGAAAAACCAGTCAAACAACAGCAACTTGAGGTGAAGTGAACAATGATAATTGACAGTTATACTTCTCGGGACTGGAGTAAACTCAAGATTGTAATGAAGAAGTACAGGAACAAATTGCAAAGGATTAAGAAACGTTTgcaacatactccctccgttcctaaattcttgtcgctgttttagttcaaatttgtactaaaacagcgacaagaatttaggaacggaggtagtatttgCAGATTTAATCCACTTAAAAAGTAAAGTATTTGAGAACTGAATAGAACAAATCCCAACAAATACAGCAGTTTCCAAAAGGAATAGAACAACAACTAACTAATCTGAGAGAGAAATCAAACCCAAAAAAAGTTGCAAAAAAGAGTAACATGATTTGGATTCTGCGTTGCTGTTACAGAATTAGCTGAATCTATGTTGCTACTTACATGTTTCTTCGTAGAATGGAATCACAGAAGAGAAGGGATTGAACTTTAAAGCAAAGATATGAGACTAGGATAATTTCAGGGGCTAAGAGAATGCCATAAAGTTTAACTCGTTGTGTGTATATAGGTGAGTGGGGCTATGGTTCTAGAGAGGGGGACCTTGAGTCAGCTAAATGTATGCTAAAGATACAAAATCATCAAGCTGATAGTCTACCAATACTTTAAACTGTCTCCATTTTATTTAACGGGGACCACATGGAGTTACTTCCTGTGTAATGGATATTTTAAAATCTATCAGCTATTGCATGCATCAACCACCCCGAGAAGCACCCAGCATTACAGACCATAAAAAAAGCCTTACAAGTCTCAACAGAGATATACATGCTAGATTGACAGTACAGCAAAGGATCTGTGGCTTCAGATATGATCAACAGCTACTGGTTTGGTCTGACTGAGACATGTATGTTGCGAGTCAAGCTATTACCTGGGCAGTTACGGAGTTGTAAAAAAATTCTGACACAGTTACCTATTCACAAGCAGCATCAGGACATGGTACAGCCACCTTACCCAGGCCTTTGTGCTTGGCGCCAACCATGTAGATGAAGCAATATTCCATACAAAAAACCAAACATTGATCTTGCAATCTAGTAGTTCTTTTTTTGGACAACTAGCTTTGGAGTTGACAAACCCAATTTGGCATGTAACAGAAGCTTTTATAAAGCTGGCATGACAACACCTCTTTCTAAATTATCTTATCCAAAACCAGACATCTTCTCATTTTTTAATCAAACTAATAGCTGGGGTACAGCACTTCACAAAGAATTTATTAATCATATTTTGGAGCTTTGACTTGGTGCAAGTGTGCAACATGGATTCTAGAAGAAATATGTAAGAGGCAACATGGATTCAACAGTATGGTGCAAGTGCTGTTTAATGCTCATTAAATCACCATAATTGCACATGCAAAATAACCAACTGCAGTCAGTCAGGGAAATAAATTACTAGGAGCTGAAGTGCATATTGCAAATCCCCAGGACTGTTTTGATCTACCGCCACTACCGAAGCGTTAGATGTGGTTGTTCAACATGCAATGTGTAGAGACATTGAATCCTTTCAGCAATCTCACCTAAAGTGGAGGAAAATAAGTATTTTAAAGAGTTCAAAGAATTTGGATGGTTTTTccatttgaaattagagaaaGGGAGCAGTTGTAACTGTGAATTACTTACAGTTATGATGCTGCTCTATCCCATCTCTTCTGCAATTACATTTTCTGGAATTGAAGCAGTAAAATTTAACGATGAGAACCAGTATAAAAATTGCAAATTTAACATAGCTTATAAATACTTGGCTGTTGTTAAGATACCGAtttgtggaagaagcttcaTCAAATTGCTTGTCTATTTCGGCAAGGTATATCTTAAACAAGGTCGACCTACAGGATCCAATGCAGACATTAAAACCATCCCATGGATCAACAGGGCCATCCTGTAAAGTAAAGAGCAAACATAAACAGCTCACCATGGTGGGATTGCTGCGGCAGTAAGAACTGGAGGTAGAAGCCATAATAAGTGTGGCTTACTTTCTATTGACTGCCATGCATACTCAAGAATGTCCTTTTCCTGTTGGAGTTCAAAAGTTTGGCTGAAGGATTTACATTATT includes:
- the LOC100825823 gene encoding protein PHOSPHATE STARVATION RESPONSE 2 isoform X1: MYTAILDTSTMSQFRDGEVPWYLSSDITVLPALPEVMVPSFPQYSASYIERGLCRSSITPLNTFLPASSGLQSTYMSASNFTSDLCINNGLPNEKLSSGSHIIAISGFDTSLSSTHSSYKDDPSSLRMLYPKVSEEIYWVQEPVPGVFDYPASLNVSDQRNLVVSQEMQDIITLDHDTHLAKQKEWFSSESSGKFLENSGCGGSVLKAVDTRSTAPPNYTYFHMQNNVSSHFNVDELCSDNFPSSDTAPTKSRMRWTTELHELFVGAIIKLGGSEKATPKAVQKIMKVEGLTIYHVKSHLQKYRTVRHRSESSDAGTSTERSGQMDEISSQKLKDMDTSEGLRTQIGLQKQLHEQLEIQRKLQLQVEEHSKYLEMAIAKQGESLKQLGALPVFENSRTQVLDHIKACEDQTVDFSGREALRN
- the LOC100825823 gene encoding protein PHOSPHATE STARVATION RESPONSE 2 isoform X2, which produces MYTAILDTSTMSQFRDGEVPWYLSSDITVLPALPEVMVPSFPQYSASYIERGLCRSSITPLNTFLPASSGLQSTYMSASNFTSDLCINNGLPNEKLSSGSHIIAISGFDTSLSSTHSSYKDDPSSLRMLYPKVSEEIYWVQEPVPGVFDYPASLNVSDQRNLVVSQEMQDIITLDHDTHLAKQKEWFSSESSGKFLENSGCGGSVLKAVDTRSTAPPNYTYFHMQNNVSSHFNVDELCSDNFPSSDTAPTKSRMRWTTELHELFVGAIIKLGGSEKATPKAVQKIMKVEGLTIYHVKSHLQKYRTVRHRSESSDGTSTERSGQMDEISSQKLKDMDTSEGLRTQIGLQKQLHEQLEIQRKLQLQVEEHSKYLEMAIAKQGESLKQLGALPVFENSRTQVLDHIKACEDQTVDFSGREALRN